A genomic window from Lentibacter algarum includes:
- a CDS encoding amidohydrolase — MSQITVFAAREIITMDPNRPRASHVAVQDGHILAVGGQDCAAQWGDVVYDDSFKDSVLMPGFVEGHAHMMAGAMWQYAYAGYHDRIDPDGKLWPGMQTIDAVVESLSTAEATLPEGRALVGWGFDPIFLRSERLSRKHLDQISATRPIAIMFSNFHLMCVNSVALEMAGYDAQTNVEGVLRGSDGSLSGELQEMAAMFPVMRRLGIDFRGLSQTEDAIRSYGQVCTRAGVTTATDLFATIEADDLGTLVSVTGEASFPIRLVPTLGAIGGSPEEIAQKALKLKTHSHEKLRLGAVKLMTDGSIQGWTARVKWPGYVGGQPNGIWNTPPETIFALCEEMQKQGIQMHIHTNGDEASEVSIAAIEAAGRKHPWPSARHVLQHCQMMGRDQFRKCADMGICTNIFSNHIWYFGDQHAELTIGEERAMRMDAARSALDEGVRVALHSDAPVTPMGPLFTAWCAVARETMSGRVLGEAQRITTEEALYAITLGAAYTLKLDHEIGSIEAGKRADFAILGEDPTKAAALKDVEVLGTVLSGALHLL, encoded by the coding sequence ATGAGCCAGATTACTGTTTTTGCGGCGCGCGAGATCATTACAATGGATCCAAACCGCCCGCGTGCCAGCCATGTTGCCGTGCAAGACGGACATATTCTCGCGGTGGGCGGTCAGGACTGCGCGGCTCAATGGGGCGATGTTGTCTATGACGATAGCTTCAAGGACTCGGTTCTCATGCCCGGCTTTGTGGAGGGTCACGCGCATATGATGGCGGGCGCGATGTGGCAGTATGCCTATGCTGGCTATCACGACCGTATCGATCCTGATGGTAAGCTCTGGCCTGGGATGCAGACGATTGACGCCGTGGTGGAGAGCCTGAGCACAGCGGAAGCGACCTTGCCTGAGGGCAGGGCGCTTGTCGGCTGGGGGTTTGATCCGATCTTCCTTCGCTCCGAGCGGCTGAGCCGAAAGCATCTTGACCAAATCAGCGCAACGCGGCCGATTGCGATCATGTTTTCCAACTTCCATTTGATGTGCGTGAACAGCGTTGCGTTGGAAATGGCGGGGTACGATGCGCAGACCAATGTCGAGGGTGTTCTACGCGGTTCAGACGGTAGTTTGAGTGGTGAGCTTCAAGAGATGGCGGCGATGTTTCCTGTTATGCGTCGTCTCGGCATCGACTTTCGTGGGCTGAGCCAAACCGAGGATGCGATCCGTTCTTATGGGCAGGTTTGTACGCGTGCGGGCGTCACCACCGCGACAGATCTATTCGCCACCATCGAGGCGGATGATTTGGGGACACTTGTGAGTGTTACGGGCGAAGCCAGCTTCCCGATCCGGCTTGTGCCAACGCTTGGGGCGATCGGTGGCAGCCCTGAAGAGATTGCGCAGAAAGCGCTGAAGCTTAAGACACACAGCCATGAGAAGCTCCGCCTTGGTGCTGTAAAGCTCATGACGGACGGCTCCATTCAGGGCTGGACTGCACGCGTGAAGTGGCCCGGATATGTGGGCGGGCAGCCAAACGGAATCTGGAACACGCCGCCTGAAACTATCTTTGCGCTCTGTGAGGAAATGCAGAAGCAGGGCATTCAGATGCATATTCACACAAATGGAGACGAGGCATCCGAAGTCTCTATTGCAGCAATTGAGGCGGCAGGACGCAAGCACCCGTGGCCGAGCGCACGGCATGTTTTGCAGCACTGTCAGATGATGGGGCGTGATCAGTTCCGCAAATGCGCGGATATGGGAATTTGCACCAATATCTTCAGCAATCATATCTGGTATTTTGGCGACCAGCACGCTGAGCTGACCATTGGCGAGGAACGCGCCATGCGCATGGATGCGGCACGCTCTGCACTTGATGAAGGCGTGCGCGTTGCACTTCATTCCGATGCGCCAGTGACGCCTATGGGCCCCTTGTTTACAGCTTGGTGCGCTGTGGCGCGTGAGACGATGAGCGGGCGCGTTCTGGGCGAGGCGCAGCGGATCACCACCGAAGAGGCACTCTATGCGATTACGCTGGGAGCGGCGTATACCCTCAAGCTTGATCACGAGATTGGCTCTATCGAGGCTGGTAAGCGCGCAGATTTTGCCATCTTGGGCGAAGATCCAACAAAAGCCGCAGCGCTTAAGGATGTTGAGGTGCTCGGCACGGTGCTGAGTGGGGCGCTGCATCTGCTATGA
- a CDS encoding S41 family peptidase encodes MKKFLMAAATGTLASVLITTQVAAPLLAQESTKTTNVYQQLDLFGDIFERIRAQYVEEVDEGDLIEAAINGMLTSLDPHSSYLSPEDAEGMKVQTSGEFGGLGIEVTQEEGFVKVVSPIDGTPADEAGVESGDFITHVDGESLLGLTLDEAVEMMRGPVGSEIVITVAREGEDEPLEISIIRDTIKLTAVRSRVEGTSVVLRVTTFNRQTSPNLASGIKEQIEEAGGMDKVNGFILDLRNNPGGLLTEAIAVSDAFLESGEIVSTRGRNPEDGERYNATAGDLTGGKPIVVLINGGSASASEIVAGALQDHRRAIVVGTKSFGKGSVQTVMPLRGEGAMRLTTARYYTPSGRSIQALGVSPDIVVEQPRRKPDAETEEEQTKFEARTEADLRGSLNNDSLTEDEIEQIKKDQEKALAAAKLREEDYQLAYAIDILKGLEALGPESK; translated from the coding sequence ATGAAGAAATTTCTCATGGCGGCGGCAACCGGAACGCTTGCGAGCGTGCTGATCACCACGCAGGTGGCAGCGCCTTTGCTGGCACAGGAATCCACCAAGACCACGAATGTTTATCAGCAGCTTGATCTGTTTGGTGACATCTTCGAGCGCATTCGTGCGCAATATGTCGAAGAAGTGGACGAGGGCGACCTGATTGAAGCGGCCATCAACGGCATGTTGACCTCGCTTGATCCGCATTCAAGCTACCTTAGCCCGGAAGACGCGGAAGGCATGAAAGTGCAGACCAGCGGCGAGTTTGGCGGGCTTGGCATCGAAGTCACCCAAGAAGAAGGCTTTGTGAAAGTTGTTTCCCCGATTGATGGGACACCAGCGGACGAAGCGGGCGTTGAATCGGGCGACTTTATCACCCACGTGGATGGCGAGAGCCTTTTGGGCCTGACGCTAGATGAAGCTGTGGAGATGATGCGGGGGCCTGTGGGCAGCGAGATTGTCATCACGGTGGCACGGGAAGGCGAAGATGAGCCGCTCGAAATTTCGATCATTCGAGATACCATCAAGCTCACGGCTGTGCGCTCACGCGTAGAAGGCACGAGTGTTGTTTTGCGGGTGACGACGTTTAACCGCCAGACCTCGCCCAACCTTGCTTCGGGGATCAAAGAGCAGATCGAAGAGGCGGGTGGCATGGACAAGGTTAACGGGTTTATCCTTGATCTGCGCAACAACCCTGGCGGGCTGTTGACCGAGGCAATTGCAGTTTCGGATGCATTCCTTGAGAGCGGCGAGATTGTTTCGACCCGTGGGCGCAACCCTGAAGACGGCGAGCGCTATAACGCAACGGCGGGTGACCTGACGGGTGGTAAGCCGATTGTTGTCTTGATCAATGGCGGCTCTGCATCGGCCTCCGAGATTGTGGCAGGGGCGTTGCAAGACCATCGCCGCGCCATCGTGGTTGGTACGAAGAGCTTTGGCAAAGGCTCGGTTCAAACGGTGATGCCGCTCAGAGGCGAGGGCGCGATGCGCTTGACGACGGCGCGGTATTATACGCCATCAGGGCGCTCAATTCAGGCGCTGGGCGTTTCGCCTGATATTGTTGTGGAGCAGCCCCGCCGCAAGCCTGACGCGGAGACGGAAGAAGAGCAAACCAAGTTTGAAGCGCGCACAGAGGCCGACCTGCGTGGCAGCCTCAACAACGACAGCTTGACCGAAGACGAGATTGAACAGATCAAGAAGGATCAGGAAAAGGCGCTCGCAGCAGCCAAGCTGCGCGAAGAGGATTATCAGCTCGCCTACGCGATTGATATTCTCAAGGGACTTGAAGCGCTCGGACCCGAGAGCAAGTAA
- a CDS encoding LysR family transcriptional regulator: MHFTLKQLRYVDAALRTGSIVQAAREMNISQSSIAAAIDASEALMGVPLFHRMPAKGIVPTDEGLLAASKIAAFLADARILESDLLSSRGATVGSLRMGCYAPTAPYMLPRILNRLTAQHPEIRIELREGDMESLVGFLNTGVIDAALTYRRTIPDTMFFQPMFRARPYVLLPEVSPLAAKSELSLTDIADLPMIMLDLAATKPYFTSIFKQAGLAPRIVHTTQSSSVLRGLVAANYGYSILNICGPNDRKGASGYVCRPLIGAIDEPAFGLAYTRNARHTPIVNAVLEICALLSSEGAFDDLFLAPTP, from the coding sequence GTGCACTTTACCCTCAAACAATTGCGATATGTCGATGCCGCTCTGCGCACAGGCTCAATCGTGCAGGCCGCCAGAGAAATGAACATCTCCCAATCTTCGATTGCTGCGGCGATTGACGCCAGCGAAGCTCTCATGGGGGTACCGCTCTTTCACAGGATGCCCGCCAAAGGCATCGTCCCTACCGATGAGGGGCTGCTTGCCGCCAGCAAAATTGCAGCCTTCCTTGCCGATGCTCGCATATTAGAATCCGACCTGCTCTCAAGCCGAGGCGCAACAGTGGGTAGCCTGCGCATGGGCTGCTACGCTCCAACAGCCCCCTATATGCTGCCGCGCATCCTCAACCGCCTCACCGCCCAGCACCCTGAAATCCGTATTGAACTGCGCGAAGGCGATATGGAAAGCCTTGTCGGCTTTCTCAACACCGGTGTCATAGACGCCGCCCTAACCTATCGCCGCACAATTCCCGATACGATGTTCTTCCAGCCGATGTTTCGCGCGCGCCCCTATGTTCTCCTGCCCGAAGTCTCGCCGCTGGCAGCCAAATCCGAGCTTTCGCTCACCGATATCGCAGATCTCCCCATGATCATGCTCGATCTCGCCGCAACGAAGCCCTACTTCACATCGATCTTCAAACAAGCTGGCCTCGCCCCCCGCATTGTACACACGACTCAAAGTTCCTCAGTCCTGCGCGGCCTCGTCGCTGCCAACTACGGGTACTCGATTCTCAATATTTGCGGCCCCAACGACCGCAAAGGCGCGAGCGGATACGTCTGCCGCCCCCTCATAGGCGCGATAGACGAACCCGCCTTTGGCCTCGCCTACACCCGCAACGCCCGCCACACTCCGATCGTAAACGCTGTGCTGGAAATCTGCGCACTCTTGTCCTCTGAAGGCGCGTTTGACGATCTGTTTCTGGCGCCCACTCCCTAA
- a CDS encoding ABC transporter permease — protein MSLSFLSRRLAYGLLLMLGVVVLNFLLIRLAPGDPAVVIAGEMGGATEEMLESIREDYGLNKPVLTQLWIYISGVATGNLGESFFFNQPVSKLIAARIGPTILLVISAQIISIVLGVFLGVIAARKPNGVMSAFVSVFATIGYAVPVFWTGIMLIILFASAIPIFPVEGMQSVKLRDAPFLTQALDVAHHLVLPAFTLAIIYLAQYARLSRASMLEVLGSDYIRTARAKGSPERTVLFKHALRNAALPILTVAGLQFGNLISGALLVETVFNWPGMGRLAFESILRRDYPTIMGVLFFASAMVVVANILTDISYRWADPRLRGR, from the coding sequence ATGAGCCTCTCCTTTTTGTCACGCCGCCTTGCCTATGGCCTTCTCCTGATGCTCGGTGTCGTGGTTCTCAATTTCTTACTCATCCGCCTCGCTCCCGGCGATCCTGCTGTTGTGATTGCAGGCGAAATGGGTGGTGCGACCGAGGAGATGCTCGAAAGCATCCGCGAAGACTATGGCCTCAACAAGCCGGTCCTGACTCAGCTCTGGATTTACATTTCAGGCGTCGCCACAGGAAATCTCGGTGAAAGCTTCTTTTTCAACCAGCCTGTCTCAAAGCTCATCGCTGCGCGCATTGGCCCGACGATCCTTCTGGTGATCTCAGCCCAGATCATTTCGATCGTCCTTGGCGTCTTCCTCGGTGTCATCGCCGCACGCAAGCCCAATGGCGTCATGTCCGCCTTCGTCTCGGTCTTCGCCACCATAGGCTACGCCGTGCCCGTCTTCTGGACTGGCATCATGCTGATCATTCTCTTTGCCTCCGCCATCCCGATCTTCCCCGTTGAAGGCATGCAATCGGTCAAGCTGCGCGATGCCCCCTTTCTTACGCAGGCGCTCGATGTGGCGCATCATCTGGTGCTGCCCGCCTTTACACTGGCGATCATCTACCTCGCCCAATACGCCCGCCTCTCGCGCGCCTCCATGCTTGAGGTGCTCGGCTCCGATTACATCCGCACTGCCCGCGCCAAAGGCTCCCCTGAACGCACCGTTCTCTTCAAACATGCCCTGCGCAACGCGGCCCTGCCCATCCTGACGGTCGCAGGTCTGCAGTTTGGCAACCTCATCTCAGGCGCGCTTCTGGTCGAAACCGTGTTCAATTGGCCCGGCATGGGGCGGCTCGCATTTGAAAGCATCTTGCGCCGTGACTATCCCACCATCATGGGTGTGCTCTTCTTTGCCTCCGCGATGGTTGTTGTCGCCAATATCCTCACCGATATCTCCTATCGCTGGGCTGATCCTCGCCTGAGAGGCCGCTGA
- a CDS encoding ABC transporter ATP-binding protein, with the protein MSALLDIKDLRVTFNTRYGEVTALDSVSLHVNEGETLGVVGESGCGKSITALATMGLIPSPPGRIAGGSIALNGEELTSASEARLRALRGAEIAMIFQEPMTSLNPVFTVGAQIAEAIMLHQKVSRDTAMKDAVALLDRVGIPSPAERARDYPHQLSGGMRQRVMIAMAVSCRPKVLIADEPTTALDVTVQAQIFDLLNEIQREFGAAIILITHDMGAISEMADRVAVMYAGRVIEEASADSVLDTPQHPYARGLIDCIPALGKGDTALKEIPGVVPPLHLLGAGCAFAARCAHANARCLSEKPQLINHGHHPSACHAVEEARI; encoded by the coding sequence ATGAGCGCTCTTCTTGATATCAAAGACCTGCGCGTCACATTCAACACGCGCTACGGCGAGGTGACAGCGCTCGACAGTGTCTCCCTGCATGTCAATGAAGGCGAAACACTCGGTGTTGTCGGCGAAAGCGGCTGCGGCAAGTCGATCACAGCCCTCGCCACCATGGGCCTCATCCCCTCGCCTCCAGGGCGTATCGCGGGCGGCTCCATTGCGCTCAACGGCGAAGAACTCACGTCCGCCTCCGAGGCCCGCCTGCGGGCCCTGCGCGGCGCTGAAATAGCAATGATTTTTCAAGAGCCGATGACCTCGCTCAACCCCGTCTTCACAGTTGGCGCGCAAATAGCCGAGGCCATCATGCTACACCAGAAGGTCAGCCGCGACACTGCTATGAAAGACGCCGTGGCCCTGCTCGATCGGGTGGGGATCCCCTCTCCCGCCGAGCGCGCGCGCGATTATCCACATCAGCTTTCAGGTGGGATGCGTCAGCGCGTGATGATCGCGATGGCTGTCTCCTGCCGTCCAAAGGTGCTCATCGCCGACGAGCCAACCACAGCACTTGATGTGACGGTTCAGGCCCAAATCTTTGATCTGCTCAATGAAATCCAGCGCGAGTTTGGCGCAGCCATCATTCTCATCACTCACGACATGGGCGCCATTTCCGAAATGGCCGACCGAGTCGCCGTCATGTATGCAGGCCGCGTCATCGAAGAAGCCTCCGCCGACAGCGTGCTCGACACCCCACAACATCCCTACGCGCGCGGGCTGATTGATTGCATTCCCGCACTTGGCAAAGGTGACACCGCTCTCAAAGAAATCCCCGGTGTCGTCCCGCCTCTGCACCTCTTGGGCGCGGGATGTGCCTTCGCCGCGCGCTGCGCCCACGCAAACGCGCGCTGCCTGTCCGAGAAACCGCAGCTGATAAACCATGGCCATCATCCCTCCGCCTGCCACGCCGTAGAAGAGGCCCGCATATGA
- a CDS encoding ABC transporter substrate-binding protein: MKFTTRLLGAVAVSAMSLSALPAYSEGGTLVIASTQVPRHLNGAVQSGIATAVPSTQIFASPLRYDENWEPQPYLAESWTVAEDGLSVTLNLVKNATFHDGKPVTSEDVAFSIMTIKENHPFQTMFAPVSSIDTPDANTVVINLSQPHPALLLAMSPALAPILPKHIYGDGQDVKSHPANSAPVGSGPFMLEEFKAGEAIVMKKNPNFFIEGRPKLDEIIVNIIKDPSALLIAMENGDADIYPFMAGSQEIKRLEKVDALEITSEGYAAVGPINWLAFNTASEKLSDVRVRQAIAYAVDRDFITKALHRGVSKPQRGPIIESSPFFDGSIPAYDTDLDKANALMAEAGYGDGMELTIDYIPGPKEQQQSVAEYLKSQLKKIGIELTVRAAPDFPTWAGRVGGHDFELSMDVVFNWGDPVIGVHRTYLSSNIRKGVIWSNTQSYSNARVDEILGAAAVELDMDKRRALYAEFQQIVAADLPIYWINATPYHTAFSKKLKNAPKGIWGTMHPMDMVEWAE, translated from the coding sequence ATGAAGTTCACAACACGCCTGTTGGGTGCTGTTGCCGTTTCGGCAATGTCGCTCTCCGCCCTGCCAGCCTATTCCGAAGGCGGCACGTTGGTCATCGCCTCGACACAAGTGCCCCGCCACCTCAACGGCGCAGTCCAGTCAGGCATCGCCACAGCCGTGCCCTCAACGCAGATTTTTGCATCGCCCCTGCGCTATGACGAAAATTGGGAGCCACAGCCATACCTCGCCGAAAGCTGGACAGTGGCCGAAGACGGCCTCTCCGTGACGCTCAACTTGGTGAAAAACGCGACCTTCCACGATGGTAAACCTGTCACAAGCGAAGATGTGGCCTTCTCGATCATGACGATCAAAGAAAACCACCCCTTCCAGACGATGTTTGCACCCGTCTCAAGCATCGACACGCCCGACGCCAACACCGTTGTGATCAATCTCAGCCAGCCGCACCCAGCGCTGCTTCTGGCCATGTCCCCCGCCCTTGCGCCGATCCTTCCCAAGCATATCTACGGTGACGGGCAGGATGTGAAATCACACCCCGCAAACTCGGCCCCCGTGGGCTCCGGCCCCTTCATGCTTGAAGAATTCAAAGCTGGCGAAGCCATCGTAATGAAGAAAAATCCCAACTTCTTCATTGAGGGCCGCCCAAAGCTTGACGAAATCATCGTCAACATCATCAAAGACCCCTCAGCGCTTCTGATTGCGATGGAAAACGGTGATGCCGACATCTATCCTTTCATGGCGGGAAGTCAGGAAATCAAGCGGCTGGAAAAAGTCGACGCCCTTGAAATCACCAGCGAAGGCTACGCCGCCGTTGGCCCGATCAACTGGCTCGCATTCAACACAGCGTCCGAAAAGCTCAGCGATGTGCGCGTGCGTCAGGCCATTGCCTATGCGGTTGATCGCGACTTCATCACAAAGGCCCTGCACCGTGGCGTTTCCAAGCCACAACGTGGCCCAATCATAGAAAGCTCACCCTTCTTTGATGGCAGCATTCCCGCCTATGATACCGATCTGGACAAAGCCAACGCGCTCATGGCCGAGGCGGGCTATGGCGACGGGATGGAACTGACGATTGACTATATTCCTGGCCCCAAAGAGCAACAGCAGTCTGTGGCCGAATATCTGAAATCCCAGCTCAAAAAGATCGGCATCGAGCTCACTGTGCGCGCCGCCCCCGACTTCCCCACATGGGCAGGCCGCGTTGGCGGGCATGACTTCGAACTCTCGATGGACGTGGTCTTCAACTGGGGTGATCCTGTGATCGGTGTTCACCGCACATACCTCAGCTCCAACATCCGCAAAGGCGTGATCTGGTCCAACACCCAGTCCTACAGCAACGCACGTGTCGACGAAATTCTCGGCGCCGCGGCAGTGGAGCTGGACATGGACAAACGCCGCGCACTCTATGCCGAGTTCCAGCAGATCGTCGCCGCTGATCTGCCGATCTACTGGATCAACGCAACGCCTTATCACACGGCCTTTAGCAAGAAGCTGAAAAACGCACCAAAAGGCATCTGGGGCACAATGCACCCGATGGATATGGTCGAGTGGGCCGAGTAA
- a CDS encoding oligopeptide/dipeptide ABC transporter ATP-binding protein — protein MTVLLKANDLTVRFTLGKKGLFGARQYLEAVRSVSFTLERGRALGIVGESGSGKTTTAMAAIRLTEAAGGQVLFEGEDLLTLSDEAMRQRRRDIQLIFQDPYSSLNPRARVADIVREPMDLMEIGTPAERDARVRELFKLVGLRPDQLNLFPHQFSGGQRQRISIARALSTNPKLLVCDEPVSALDVAIQAQILNLLARLKDELGLSYLFISHDLGVVRHVCDDVAVMYLGKIVEHGPVEALFEAPQHPYTRALLAAAPSLARRKSKGYVRPMKLSGDPPSPINPPKGCAFAERCPKAQNICRQSPPEAREAQGLHVACYFPG, from the coding sequence ATGACAGTCCTTCTTAAAGCCAATGATCTGACAGTGCGCTTCACCTTGGGCAAAAAAGGCCTCTTCGGCGCGCGCCAGTATCTTGAGGCCGTGCGCTCCGTCTCCTTCACGCTTGAGCGCGGCCGCGCACTCGGGATCGTCGGCGAAAGCGGCTCAGGCAAAACCACAACAGCGATGGCTGCTATAAGGCTCACCGAGGCCGCGGGCGGGCAGGTGCTCTTTGAAGGAGAGGATCTGCTGACGCTATCCGATGAGGCCATGCGCCAGCGCCGCCGTGATATCCAGCTCATTTTTCAAGACCCGTATAGTTCGCTCAACCCGCGCGCGCGGGTTGCCGATATCGTCCGCGAGCCGATGGACCTTATGGAAATAGGAACACCCGCCGAACGCGACGCGCGCGTACGCGAGCTCTTTAAGCTCGTTGGCCTACGCCCTGATCAGCTCAACCTGTTTCCGCACCAGTTCTCAGGCGGGCAGCGTCAGCGCATCTCCATTGCACGCGCCCTCTCCACCAACCCAAAGCTGCTGGTCTGCGACGAGCCAGTGTCCGCACTCGACGTGGCCATCCAGGCCCAAATTCTCAACCTGCTGGCCCGTCTCAAAGACGAACTTGGCCTAAGCTACCTCTTTATCAGCCACGATCTCGGCGTGGTCCGCCATGTCTGCGATGATGTCGCCGTAATGTATCTTGGCAAAATTGTTGAACACGGGCCTGTTGAAGCCCTCTTTGAAGCCCCACAACATCCCTACACCCGAGCGCTTCTGGCCGCTGCACCGTCACTCGCACGGCGCAAGTCAAAAGGCTATGTGCGCCCGATGAAGCTCTCAGGCGATCCGCCCTCCCCGATCAACCCACCCAAAGGCTGCGCGTTCGCCGAGCGCTGCCCAAAGGCGCAGAACATCTGCCGCCAAAGCCCGCCAGAGGCACGCGAAGCACAAGGTTTGCACGTCGCATGCTATTTCCCGGGTTAA
- a CDS encoding ABC transporter permease translates to MSNQNDMSDYTAESPAREAWRMFRRNIPALVGVFILAVIILLTLYGQLFYTGDAFDVVWAPHERPGVTPEFPLGTDYLGRDLVAGLLTGGGATLAVGATAAMITMIIGITFGALAGFYGGWVDNLLMRITEFFQVLPALLFAMVLVTLFSPSLFTIAMAIGVVSWPQTARLTRAEFLKIKELEYVTAARAIGAKNKRIIWKVILPNAMPPLIVSATLTIGVAILFEAGLSFLGLGDPNVMSWGLMIGANREYILDAWWPVTFPGLAIFFTVFAVSLIGDGLNDAFNPKLRER, encoded by the coding sequence ATGTCCAATCAAAACGATATGTCCGATTACACTGCCGAAAGCCCCGCACGCGAGGCTTGGCGCATGTTCCGTCGCAATATCCCCGCGCTCGTCGGGGTGTTTATCCTCGCCGTCATCATCCTGCTCACCCTCTATGGCCAGCTCTTTTACACAGGTGATGCGTTTGATGTTGTCTGGGCGCCCCACGAGCGCCCCGGCGTAACCCCCGAGTTCCCCCTCGGAACCGATTACCTCGGCCGCGACCTTGTTGCTGGTCTGCTCACAGGGGGCGGAGCCACACTTGCGGTCGGTGCCACCGCCGCCATGATCACCATGATCATCGGTATCACCTTCGGTGCGCTGGCGGGCTTTTATGGCGGCTGGGTCGACAATCTCCTGATGCGCATCACCGAATTCTTTCAGGTGCTTCCAGCCCTCCTTTTCGCCATGGTACTGGTCACGCTCTTTTCGCCCTCTCTCTTCACCATCGCTATGGCCATTGGCGTGGTAAGCTGGCCGCAGACAGCTCGGCTCACCCGTGCAGAATTTCTCAAAATCAAAGAGCTGGAATACGTCACAGCCGCCCGCGCCATTGGCGCCAAAAACAAGCGCATCATCTGGAAAGTCATCCTGCCCAACGCCATGCCTCCGCTCATCGTCTCCGCGACACTCACAATCGGCGTCGCCATCCTCTTCGAAGCAGGGCTCAGCTTTCTGGGCCTCGGCGATCCAAATGTCATGTCTTGGGGCCTCATGATTGGGGCCAACCGCGAATATATCCTCGATGCTTGGTGGCCTGTCACCTTCCCCGGCCTTGCAATCTTCTTCACAGTCTTCGCTGTCTCGCTGATCGGCGACGGCCTCAACGACGCCTTCAACCCAAAGCTGAGGGAGCGTTAA
- a CDS encoding RNA pyrophosphohydrolase, translating into MSPEEIAQLPYRPCVGVMLVNAEGHVFVGQRRDRDQDAWQMPQGGVDAGEGARDAALRELWEETGVTADKVSVEGETDGWLPYDLPHDLVPKIWKGRFRGQEQKWFLMRFHGQNSDVNIATEHPEFSEWRWLPADQLVANIVPFKREVYAAVLKAFSDQI; encoded by the coding sequence ATGAGCCCTGAAGAGATTGCCCAACTGCCCTATCGCCCCTGTGTGGGGGTGATGCTTGTCAACGCCGAGGGCCACGTGTTTGTGGGCCAGCGACGCGACCGAGACCAAGACGCATGGCAAATGCCGCAGGGCGGCGTGGATGCTGGCGAGGGCGCGCGCGATGCGGCGTTGCGCGAGCTTTGGGAAGAGACAGGTGTAACGGCAGACAAGGTTTCGGTTGAGGGCGAAACGGATGGCTGGCTGCCCTATGATTTGCCCCACGACCTTGTGCCGAAGATCTGGAAAGGCCGCTTTCGCGGGCAAGAACAGAAGTGGTTTCTGATGCGATTTCACGGCCAAAACAGCGATGTCAATATTGCGACCGAGCATCCAGAGTTTTCGGAGTGGCGCTGGCTTCCCGCAGATCAGCTTGTCGCGAATATTGTCCCGTTCAAGCGCGAGGTTTATGCCGCGGTGCTTAAGGCATTTTCAGATCAGATATGA
- a CDS encoding sulfite exporter TauE/SafE family protein — MLEIFVLCVAGFATGALNAVAGGGTFISFPALVWLGVPPIMANATATLTAIPGYAGSAWAFRKDIAAEGALSLPVMLLISALGGLIGALLLTVTNEEVFMGLVPWLLLVATLIFAAGPKLLTLLKGGGLGTIGSVAVVLGVSIYGGYFNGGLGIMLLAVFGLMGFANLHGMNGLKNLMSTMISIVSAGALAVAGLIAWKSAIVLALATTAGGYFGAAYARKITNMKLLRGGIVAVGLIMTVLFFLK, encoded by the coding sequence ATGCTGGAAATTTTTGTGCTCTGTGTCGCTGGCTTTGCCACCGGCGCGCTCAATGCGGTTGCGGGGGGCGGAACATTTATTTCCTTTCCTGCGCTGGTTTGGCTTGGTGTGCCGCCGATTATGGCCAATGCCACGGCGACATTGACCGCTATTCCGGGCTATGCGGGGAGCGCTTGGGCGTTCCGGAAGGATATTGCGGCAGAGGGTGCGCTAAGCTTGCCTGTTATGTTGCTGATCTCTGCCCTTGGGGGGCTGATTGGCGCATTGTTGCTAACGGTGACAAACGAGGAGGTCTTTATGGGCCTCGTGCCTTGGCTTTTGCTCGTGGCAACACTGATATTCGCGGCGGGCCCAAAGCTTCTGACGCTTTTGAAGGGTGGCGGGCTTGGCACGATTGGCTCTGTGGCTGTTGTCTTGGGCGTTTCGATTTATGGCGGGTATTTTAACGGTGGTCTCGGGATCATGCTTCTGGCGGTGTTTGGCCTCATGGGATTTGCCAATCTGCACGGGATGAACGGGCTCAAAAACCTGATGTCGACGATGATTTCTATTGTTTCAGCGGGCGCGCTTGCTGTGGCGGGGCTGATTGCTTGGAAGAGCGCGATTGTGCTGGCGCTGGCAACGACGGCAGGGGGCTATTTTGGTGCCGCTTATGCGCGTAAGATCACCAATATGAAGCTTTTGCGCGGTGGGATTGTGGCTGTTGGCCTGATCATGACCGTATTGTTTTTTCTGAAGTGA